The Flavobacterium sp. 123 genome contains a region encoding:
- a CDS encoding rhomboid family intramembrane serine protease: MNTILIAIIAINVLISYKGFNDLSFFRKYEFHVGSIRSGEQIRMISSGFLHADLTHLIFNMLTLWFFAPVVSSYLGNFSFGLIYFGSLIFGSLLTMVFHKNDYGYRAVGASGAVTGVLYSAILLQPDMMLGIFFIIPIPAYLFGILYLLYSIYGMKAKNDNIGHTAHFGGAIGGYLITLIKDPQLFVNHTLMVVLLAIPIVILFVMEKTGKL; this comes from the coding sequence ATGAATACTATTTTGATAGCCATAATTGCTATAAATGTTCTAATTAGCTATAAAGGTTTTAATGATTTGTCTTTTTTTAGAAAATATGAATTTCATGTAGGTAGCATTCGTTCAGGAGAACAAATCCGTATGATTTCTTCGGGTTTTCTTCATGCAGATTTAACCCATTTAATTTTTAATATGCTTACGCTTTGGTTTTTCGCGCCAGTTGTGTCGAGTTATTTAGGCAATTTTTCTTTTGGATTAATTTATTTTGGAAGTTTAATTTTCGGGAGTTTGCTAACAATGGTATTTCATAAAAATGATTATGGATATAGAGCAGTTGGGGCATCAGGTGCAGTAACTGGAGTTTTGTATTCTGCTATATTATTGCAACCAGATATGATGTTGGGAATCTTTTTTATCATTCCAATACCTGCGTATCTTTTTGGAATACTCTATTTGTTATATTCTATTTATGGCATGAAGGCTAAGAATGATAATATTGGACATACGGCTCATTTTGGAGGCGCAATAGGCGGGTATTTGATTACGCTTATTAAAGACCCTCAATTGTTTGTCAATCATACTTTAATGGTGGTTTTATTGGCTATTCCAATTGTGATTCTTTTTGTGATGGAGAAAACGGGAAAACTATAA
- a CDS encoding lysophospholipid acyltransferase family protein, protein MQFLVFIIAFPFLWIISILPFRLFYWFSDFVYLIIYYIIGYRKKTVRYNLALAFPNLSAKERLVIEKKSYHHLCDMFLEMIKTMTISPKEMNKRFVITNLEVVKEFEKKGKSTILLASHYASWEWLLSLNEKTSFKGIGVYKKITNKYFDKLIRDIRSKYKAELVETKRAIPLMAENQEKGILCMYGLASDQSPKLNRAFHWDKFMGVEVPVHTGAEMLAKRYDLTVLFVKVKKIKRGFYEATFVPITDDARSIPDFEITNIFLREVEKQIFEAPEYYFWTHKRWKHRR, encoded by the coding sequence ATGCAATTTCTTGTTTTCATTATTGCCTTTCCGTTTCTGTGGATAATTTCTATCCTACCATTTCGCCTTTTTTATTGGTTCTCCGATTTTGTTTATCTAATCATCTATTATATTATTGGCTACCGTAAAAAAACGGTTCGCTACAATTTAGCTTTAGCTTTCCCAAACTTGAGTGCTAAGGAGCGTCTTGTTATTGAAAAAAAATCCTACCACCATTTATGTGATATGTTTTTGGAAATGATAAAAACGATGACTATTTCACCCAAAGAAATGAATAAAAGATTTGTAATTACTAATCTTGAAGTTGTAAAAGAATTTGAAAAAAAGGGAAAAAGCACCATTCTATTAGCTTCCCATTATGCAAGCTGGGAGTGGTTATTATCACTTAACGAAAAAACAAGTTTCAAAGGGATTGGGGTTTATAAAAAAATAACCAATAAATATTTTGATAAATTAATCCGAGACATTCGCTCTAAATACAAAGCCGAATTAGTAGAAACTAAAAGAGCAATTCCTTTGATGGCTGAAAACCAAGAAAAAGGAATACTTTGCATGTATGGTTTAGCCAGCGACCAATCTCCAAAACTAAACAGAGCTTTTCATTGGGACAAATTTATGGGCGTTGAAGTTCCAGTTCATACAGGTGCTGAAATGCTTGCTAAAAGATATGATTTGACCGTTCTTTTTGTAAAAGTAAAAAAGATAAAAAGAGGTTTTTACGAAGCTACATTCGTACCAATAACTGATGATGCCAGATCAATTCCTGATTTTGAAATTACCAATATCTTTTTACGTGAAGTAGAAAAACAAATTTTTGAAGCTCCTGAATATTATTTCTGGACGCACAAAAGATGGAAACACAGAAGGTAA
- a CDS encoding aminotransferase class V-fold PLP-dependent enzyme: MTPEATPTQLENYFEQFRNNIIGVNQEFPTPYGQKKIIYTDWTASGRLYRPIEEKLMNEFGPFVANTHTETTVSGTAMTKAYHKARGIIKQHVNAAIDDVLITDGTGMTGVVNKFQRILGLKIPENLNEFMHLPTEKKPIVFISHMEHHSNQTSWLETIADVEVIPSDEDGLFSLENLALLLDKYKDRALKIASITSCSNVTGIRTPYHQAAKLMHNHNGVCFVDFACSGPYVKIDMHPEDSESYLDAIFFSPHKFLGGPGTSGVLVFNKKLYNNMIPDCPGGGTVSWTNPWGEHKYIDNIEDREDGGTPGFLQVIKTALAIQLKEKMGIENILKREHEIVDYVFSALGNVSNIKILAGQHRDRLGVISFFVEDLHFNLGVKLLNDKFGIQTRGGCSCAGTYGHFLLHVDQETSHQLIDEISLGDLIRKPGWIRMSIHPTTTNAEIEFVCNGIKALAENHKTWALDYDYNKETNEFVHKQATPFEDDLVKKWFLV, encoded by the coding sequence ATGACCCCCGAAGCTACTCCAACTCAATTAGAAAATTATTTTGAACAATTCCGTAATAATATTATAGGCGTTAATCAAGAGTTTCCAACTCCTTATGGACAAAAAAAAATAATTTACACCGATTGGACAGCAAGTGGTCGTTTGTACCGTCCTATTGAAGAAAAATTAATGAATGAGTTTGGTCCTTTTGTGGCCAATACACATACTGAAACGACGGTTTCAGGAACAGCAATGACTAAGGCATATCATAAAGCTAGAGGTATAATTAAACAACATGTTAATGCCGCTATTGATGATGTCCTGATTACTGATGGAACTGGAATGACTGGAGTTGTCAATAAATTTCAACGTATTTTGGGATTGAAAATTCCTGAAAATTTGAATGAGTTTATGCATCTTCCAACCGAAAAAAAACCGATTGTTTTTATTTCTCACATGGAACATCATTCTAATCAAACATCTTGGTTGGAAACTATTGCTGATGTGGAAGTGATACCATCTGATGAAGATGGCTTGTTTAGTTTAGAAAATCTAGCTCTTTTATTAGATAAATATAAAGATAGAGCGCTGAAAATTGCTTCTATAACTTCCTGTTCAAATGTTACAGGAATTAGAACGCCTTATCATCAAGCTGCAAAATTAATGCACAACCATAACGGCGTTTGCTTTGTGGATTTTGCCTGTTCAGGTCCGTATGTAAAAATAGACATGCATCCTGAAGATTCCGAATCGTATTTAGATGCTATTTTCTTTTCACCACATAAGTTTTTAGGTGGACCTGGAACTTCTGGAGTTTTAGTTTTTAATAAAAAATTATACAATAATATGATTCCTGATTGTCCTGGTGGCGGTACCGTTTCTTGGACAAATCCTTGGGGAGAGCATAAGTATATTGACAATATTGAAGATCGAGAAGATGGAGGTACACCAGGATTTCTTCAAGTTATAAAAACGGCCTTGGCGATTCAGTTGAAAGAGAAAATGGGAATTGAAAATATTTTGAAACGGGAACACGAAATCGTAGATTATGTTTTTTCAGCATTAGGAAATGTTTCTAATATTAAAATTCTAGCAGGTCAACATCGAGATCGATTGGGAGTGATTTCTTTTTTTGTAGAAGATTTGCATTTCAATCTTGGGGTAAAATTACTAAACGATAAATTTGGAATTCAAACACGTGGAGGATGCAGTTGTGCGGGAACTTATGGGCACTTTCTTTTGCATGTTGACCAAGAAACTTCACATCAATTGATAGACGAAATAAGTTTAGGAGATTTAATCCGAAAACCGGGTTGGATTAGAATGTCGATTCATCCAACTACTACAAATGCAGAAATTGAATTTGTTTGCAATGGCATTAAAGCATTAGCTGAAAATCATAAAACTTGGGCTTTGGATTATGATTATAATAAAGAAACTAATGAATTTGTTCACAAACAAGCAACACCATTCGAAGATGATTTAGTGAAAAAATGGTTTCTAGTTTAG